The Porphyrobacter sp. HT-58-2 genome segment GCCCTATGGCGAAGGCTTTGGGGCTTGGCAAGGGGGTTTTGCGTGCTGGCTTCAATCCTGCTCGCGCCATTGCTCGGATGCGAGCGTTTCCGGGTCGGCAGGTGGGCCCGGCACAGCATAGGAATCCGAGAACCAGCGCGCCAGATCGCGGTCACGGCAGCGCGCCGAACAGAACGGGCTATGCTCGGCCCTTCTGGGCTTGCGGCAGATCGGGCAGGGCTTTTGGACAGATGTATTCATGCTGAGAGAAGTTGGGCATTTGCTGCCTCGATGGCAAGCGTTGGATCGATAACGATCTCCAGCACCCGCCCTGTGCGCCGCTCCAGCTCTTCAAACCACGCCGCCTTTAGTTTTGCCTTGAGTGCAGGATGCAGTGTCAGCTGGATCACGCGCCCGGCGCTGCCAGCTTCTGCTGCCAGCTCCGCCTGCCGCAGCGCCATGCGTGCCGCCATGCCGAGACGGTGATGCGCGAATCGGTGGAGCAGCGAAGGCCCTTCCAACCGAGCCACCAGCTGGACAAAGCCGAAGCCGTTCATGGCCGTTCTTTCATGCGGCCAGCCTGCCAGCGCCGCCTCCAGCGCATCATCAACCGCGCGTCGATCAGCTTTGGCGGCGAGCGTTGGAAAGTCGATGCCGATATTCCCCCCGATCCCGAACCAAGCGAGCGCGCAGGCGATCGTCGGCACTGCTGCCAGCGCCACATCACGCGGCGCGCCGATCCCGTCGACGTCGATCACTGTCATCGCCGGAGTGACACTGACCAGCACCTCGCCGCCCGGAAAATCGAGACTGGCGCTTGATGCGGCGTGCCATACTTCCTCCCACAGACCGGCCGGAAAGCGGCGGACGATGCTGCCGGACGACCATAAAGGCGCGGCAGGACCGGCATCGATGCCTGTGATTCGCACTTGCGCCCGCTTGAAGCGCCCACGCTCGGAGATACTGGCGCGGGTTACAACAAAATCGAGCAACTGGCCTTCCGTCACCTGCGCAGGCAATTGATCGACCAGCGTCTCAGTACCGTCTTCCAGCAGCGCCACGCCGCGCCGCGTGCCTTTGAGTTTTGCGGTCAGCTTGCCGGTGCACCGTGTTCCGACAGCAAGCTCACCGGGCCATGCCACATGTGCGGCCAGCACCCGTTCGCCTTCGACCAGCAAGGCGCGGGTTTCGCCGATGCCCTGTTCGATCAGCCACTCAGCCGCTGCGCTAACCAATGCGGAACCCCGCTGCCTTCAGCAAGGTGCGCGCCTCGTAAAGCGGCAAGCCCATCACGCCCGAATGGCTGCCGTGGATCCATTCGATCAGGCCCTCGGCCGCACCCTGTATGGCATAGCCGCCCGCCTTGCCGCGCCACTCATCGCTGGCGAGATAGGCCGAGATTTCCGCACTAGAAAGCCGTTTGAAGCGCACCACCGTCTCGCTCAGCCGTTCGCGGCAGGTGCCGTCAGGCGCGCGCAGGACGACGCTGGAGAGCACCTGATGCCGCCTGCCGCTCATCAGTTCGAGGCAGGCGCGAGCCTCGGCCTCGCTTTCCGTTTTGGGCAGAATGCGCCGACCCACCGCCACGACGGTATCACCCGCCAGTACATGGCCGGGAGCGTCCACGGCCATCGCTTTCTCGCGCCCCATGCGCAGGGCATAGGCGCGGGGCAGCTCGCCCTTGAGCGGGGTCTCATCGATATCGGCGGGGGTAACGGAATCAGGAACGAGACCCATCCGCGCGAGCAGTTCCCGCCGCCGGGGTGAGGCCGATGCCAGTGTCAGATGAAGAGGCGCGCCCATCAGCGGCGCTGCCCGTTATTGCGGGCCGGGGCCGCCGCGACCCGGCATGAAGCGGTAGGTGATGCGCGCTTTGGTGAGATCGTAAGGCGTGAGCTCACACAGCACTTCATCGCCGACCAGCACGCGGATGCGGTTCTTGCGCATCTTGCCCGCCGTGTGGCCGAGCACTTCATGGCCATTTTCAAGCTCCACCCGGAACATCGCATTGGGCAGCAGCTCAACCACGCGCCCGCGCATTTCGAGGAGTTCTTCCTTGGCCATGTAATTCCTTTTTATTTCCTTTGCGGCGCACAATACGCCCGTCGATGTGCGGCAGCGCTTTAGCGATGCGGGAACCAAAAGGGAAGGCTCGTGCGTTAGGGGTGCAATCTGCGGGTTTTTGCAGGTTCTGTTCAGGAGGCAACGGGCACTCCTCTGACAAGAATCGGCACAACAAACAGGCCCGATCAGGAGCGGTAAAAAGCCGCCCTGCCGTTCGAACCGCTTTCAAAGGGACACCATGAACCTCTCTTCGCTTTACCGCGCCAGCCTGCGGGCTGGCACTTGTGCTTTCAGCCTTGTTGTTGCCGTGCCGCTGGCCGCAGGGACCGGCGCGGCGCCTGG includes the following:
- the yacG gene encoding DNA gyrase inhibitor YacG; this translates as MNTSVQKPCPICRKPRRAEHSPFCSARCRDRDLARWFSDSYAVPGPPADPETLASEQWREQD
- a CDS encoding ribonuclease, coding for MVSAAAEWLIEQGIGETRALLVEGERVLAAHVAWPGELAVGTRCTGKLTAKLKGTRRGVALLEDGTETLVDQLPAQVTEGQLLDFVVTRASISERGRFKRAQVRITGIDAGPAAPLWSSGSIVRRFPAGLWEEVWHAASSASLDFPGGEVLVSVTPAMTVIDVDGIGAPRDVALAAVPTIACALAWFGIGGNIGIDFPTLAAKADRRAVDDALEAALAGWPHERTAMNGFGFVQLVARLEGPSLLHRFAHHRLGMAARMALRQAELAAEAGSAGRVIQLTLHPALKAKLKAAWFEELERRTGRVLEIVIDPTLAIEAANAQLLSA
- a CDS encoding Maf family protein translates to MGAPLHLTLASASPRRRELLARMGLVPDSVTPADIDETPLKGELPRAYALRMGREKAMAVDAPGHVLAGDTVVAVGRRILPKTESEAEARACLELMSGRRHQVLSSVVLRAPDGTCRERLSETVVRFKRLSSAEISAYLASDEWRGKAGGYAIQGAAEGLIEWIHGSHSGVMGLPLYEARTLLKAAGFRIG
- the infA gene encoding translation initiation factor IF-1; amino-acid sequence: MAKEELLEMRGRVVELLPNAMFRVELENGHEVLGHTAGKMRKNRIRVLVGDEVLCELTPYDLTKARITYRFMPGRGGPGPQ